The proteins below come from a single Zea mays cultivar B73 chromosome 8, Zm-B73-REFERENCE-NAM-5.0, whole genome shotgun sequence genomic window:
- the LOC100275324 gene encoding uncharacterized protein LOC100275324 produces the protein MFRRTKTTMAAPAPPPTDGEVRIQKVDKIELVYNILSKPKLYKATAGTGKHPAAGHDQASGWKKTENPSRPAC, from the coding sequence ATGTTTCGGCGCACCAAGACCACCATGGCCGCGCCAGCGCCACCACCTACTGACGGCGAGGTGAGGATTCAGAAAGTTGACAAGATCGAGCTCGTCTACAACATCCTTTCCAAGCCGAAACTGTACAAGGCGACTGCGGGAACCGGGAAGCATCCTGCCGCTGGACATGATCAGGCATCGGGCTGGAAGAAGACCGAGAACCCCAGCAGGCCTGCCTGCTAG